One window of the Polypterus senegalus isolate Bchr_013 chromosome 18, ASM1683550v1, whole genome shotgun sequence genome contains the following:
- the oip5 gene encoding protein Mis18-beta, producing the protein MQAPSSYEGRFLKKSLDFGECVFEHHTTDVAFIGMSTDSKEYMEQTAVSVARKAEDDEVQSVGETFSIMNRSADENSGEHTLPLEDKLATRDNVIFLCAQCKNIFGDCLAVCGEEKELRVIILVAVTKNVKKDSVLQFGVKGRLLGCVYKHLVCSGCGDYVGISICSSTDTLAQIRDYFLLFKEKVNCYVFQLKEMVPASDMEFSVQKYKNVLAKLQLEASLMEKRLTALEKRANIVISEPAENDLKNCP; encoded by the exons ATGCAGGCACCATCCAGTTACGAAGGCAGATTCCTGAAAAAGTCGCTTGACTTCGGTGAATGCGTTTTCGAACACCACACCACCGATGTGGCGTTTATCGGTATGTCTACGGACTCGAAGGAATACATGGAGCAGACAGCGGTTTCTGTAGCGCGCAAAGCGGAAGACGATGAAGTGCAGAGCGTTGGCGAAACCTTTTCCATAATGAACAGAAGTGCAGACGAGAACTCTGGCGAGCACACACTGCCCCTTGAAGACAAACTCGCGACCAGAGACAATGTCATCTTCCTCTGCGCACAGTGTAAAAACATATTTGGGGATTGCCTGGCTGTGTGCGGGGAAGAGAAGGAGCTGCGGGTTATCATCCTTGTTG ctgtgacaaaaaatgtgaagaaagacTCCGTGCTTCAGTTTGGAGTTAAGGGAAGACTCTTGGGATG CGTGTACAAGCATCTTGTGTGTTCTGGCTGCGGTGACTATGTGGGAATATCCATTTGTTCTTCGACTGACACACTTGCTCAAATCAGGGATTACTTTCTGCTCTTCAAAGAAAAAGTTAATTG TTATGTTTTTCAGTTGAAGGAAATGGTTCCAGCTTCTGATATGGAATTTTCAGTTCAGAAATATAAGAATGTTCTGGCAAAG CTCCAGTTGGAAGCCTCGCTTATGGAAAAAAGATTGACGGCTTTAGAAAAACGAGCCAACATAGTCATCTCAGAGCCTGCGGAGAACGACTTGAAAAACTGCCCATAA